A DNA window from Camelina sativa cultivar DH55 chromosome 13, Cs, whole genome shotgun sequence contains the following coding sequences:
- the LOC104736607 gene encoding probable glycosyltransferase At3g07620: MRREFPCLWKVETRRLLWLLGLTFALVVTFQYIELPYAISSIFSSTKIPISRNSTSSLIGSLPPAMSPSFSQSETEEEVEVDQIFDSTVNATAPAFSPTTATSPPLLPTLKENATAPASNAEAPAAVPGVNPSPVKENVTAPVASAEAPATLPGLNPVPVKENATAPVAALPGLNPTPVKENTTMPTTSQVPERNITRTDVVRFVPDVKEKSKMPDSGVMSISEMSKKLRQNRISHNRLAKKPKWVTKPDMELLQAKHEIEHAPIDDKDPLLYAPLYRNVSIFKKSYELMEKMLKVYVYKEGDKPIMHSPILRGIYASEGWFMKIIESNNNKFVTKDPSKAHLFYLPFSSRMLEVTLYVQDSHSHRNLIKYLKDYIDFIAVTYPFWNRTSGADHFLAACHDWAPSETRTHMAKSIRALCNSDVKEGFVFGRDTSLPETFVRDPKKPLSNIGGKSATQRPILAFFAGKPDHGYLRPILLSYWGNNKDPDLKIFGKLPRTKGNKNYLQFMKTSKYCICAKGFEVNSPRVVEAIFYDCVPVIISDNFVPPFFEVLNWESFAVFVPEKDIPNLKKILMSIPERRYRSMQMRVKKVQKHFLWHVKPEKYDMFHMILHSIWFNRVFQITV, encoded by the exons ATGAGGCGTGAGTTTCCATGCCTATGGAAAGTAGAAACGAGACGGCTTCTATGGCTATTGGGACTCACATTTGCTCTCGTCGTCACTTTTCAATACATCGAGCTACCGTACGCTATCTCCTCCATCTTCTCTTCCAccaagattcccatttcaagaAACTCAACTTCTTCACTTATAGGAAGCTTACCTCCAGCTATGTCCCCTAGCTTTTCCCAATCCGAGACTGAGGAAGAAGTTGAGGTTGATCAGATATTTGACAGCACCGTAAACGCCACTGCCCCCGCCTTTTCGCCTACTACCGCTACATCCCCGCCTTTGTTGCCTACGTTAAAGGAGAACGCAACCGCACCTGCCTCTAATGCAGAGGCCCCGGCTGCAGTACCTGGTGTTAACCCTTCTCCGGTAAAGGAAAATGTAACGGCACCTGTGGCTAGTGCAGAGGCCCCGGCTACATTACCTGGTTTAAACCCGGTTCCGGTAAAGGAAAATGCAACTGCGCCTGTGGCTGCATTACCTGGTTTAAACCCAACTCCGGTAAAGGAAAACACAACAATGCCTACCACTAGTCAGGTACCAGAGAGAAATATAACGAGAACAGATGTTGTCAGATTTGTTCCTGATGTAAAGGAGAAATCGAAAATGCCTGATTCCGGGGTGATGTCAATATCCGAAATGAGCAAGAAGTTGCGTCAAAACCGTATTTCTCATAATCGTCTAGCAAAG aaaCCAAAATGGGTTACGAAACCTGACATGGAGCTTTTACAAGCAAAACATGAGATTGAGCATGCACCAATCGATGACAAAGACCCTCTCCTCTACGCTCCTCTCTATCGCAATGTTTCCATCTTCAAAAA GAGCTATGAGTTGATGGAGAAAATGTTAAAGGTTTATGTTTACAAAGAAGGAGATAAACCAATAATGCATAGTCCAATACTCCGAGGGATTTATGCATCCGAAGGCTGGTTTATGAAAATCATTGAatctaacaacaacaaatttgtCACAAAGGACCCTTCAAAAGCTCATCTTTTCTATCTACCCTTCAGCTCACGGATGCTCGAGGTGACTCTATATGTCCAAGACTCCCACAGTCACCGCAATCTCATTAAGTATCTAAAAGACTATATAGACTTCATTGCCGTCACATACCCTTTCTGGAATCGAACTTCCGGTGCGGATCATTTCCTTGCTGCCTGCCATGATTGG GCTCCATCAGAGACGCGGACACATATGGCGAAGAGTATAAGGGCGTTGTGCAACTCGGATGTTAAAGAAGGATTTGTCTTTGGAAGGGACACATCTTTACCAGAAACATTCGTTAGAGATCCCAAGAAACCACTAAGTAACATAGGTGGCAAATCTGCGACGCAAAGGCCGATACTTGCTTTCTTTGCTGGGAAACCCGACCACGGGTACCTAAGGCCAATACTCCTGTCCTACTGGGGTAACAACAAAGATCCTGACTTGAAAATATTCGGGAAACTACCGAGGACTAAAGGAAACAAGAACTACCTTCAGTTCATGAAGACGAGCAAGTACTGCATTTGCGCAAAAGGCTTTGAAGTGAACAGCCCGAGAGTGGTAGAGGCCATTTTTTATGACTGTGTTCCGGTTATCATATCGGATAACTTTGTCCCGCCTTTTTTCGAGGTTTTAAACTGGGAATCATTTGCGGTTTTTGTGCCGGAGAAAGATATTCCGAATTTGAAGAAGATTCTAATGTCAATACCGGAACGACGGTACAGATCAATGCAGATGAGGGTGAAGAAAGTTCAGAAACATTTCCTGTGGCATGTGAAGCCAGAGAAGTATGATATGTTTCACATGATTCTTCATTCGATTTGGTTTAACCGAGTTTTCCAAATTACTGTTTAG
- the LOC104736609 gene encoding GATA transcription factor 12-like produces the protein MEDEAHDFFHAADHFAVDDLLVDFSNDDDEENDVVADSTTTTTTAFTDSSNISAIDLPNFSGDVQDGTSFSGDLCVPCDDLADELAWLSNIVDESFSPEDVQKLQLISGFNTRPSPKSESGCSENPNSTSPIFTTDVSVPAKARSKRSRAAACNWASRGLLMETVYDNPFTGETILSSHNLSPPTSPPPPMAHLAKKQATDGGYRRKKDVSSPESGGAEERRCLHCATDKTPQWRTGPMGPKTLCNACGVRYKSGRLVPEYRPAASPTFVLTKHSNSHRKVMELRRQKEMSKGHHEFIHHHHGTDSAMIFDVSSEGDDYLINHKVGPDFRQLI, from the exons ATGGAAGATGAAGCCCATGATTTTTTCCACGCAGCTGATCATTTTGCCGTCGATGACCTCTTAGTTGATTTCTCTAACGATGATGACGAAGAAAACGATGTTGTTGCTGActccaccaccacaaccaccaccgCCTTCACCGACAGCTCTAACATCTCCGCCATCGATCTCCCCAATTTCAGTGGTGATGTTCAAGACGGCACTAGCTTCTCCGGTGACCTTTGTGTACCG tgtGATGATTTGGCTGATGAGTTGGCGTGGCTGTCGAACATCGTGGACGAATCGTTCTCGCCTGAAGATGTACAGAAGCTCCAGCTAATATCCGGTTTTAACACCCGACCCAGCCCGAAATCCGAATCCGGATGCTCGGAGAATCCGAATAGCACCAGTCCCATTTTCACTACCGACGTTTCTGTGCCGGCCAAAGCTAGGAGCAAACGCTCACGCGCCGCAGCGTGTAATTGGGCCTCACGTGGGCTTCTCATGGAAACTGTTTACGACAACCCTTTCACCGGAGAAACCATTCTCTCTAGCCACAACTTGTCTCCACCGACTTCGCCCCCACCACCGATGGCTCACCTTGCGAAAAAGCAAGCCACCGACGGAGGATATCGGCGGAAGAAAGATGTTTCTTCGCCAGAGTCAGGTGGCGCTGAGGAGAGACGGTGTCTCCATTGCGCCACGGATAAGACCCCGCAATGGCGGACAGGCCCAATGGGCCCGAAGACGTTGTGCAACGCGTGCGGGGTAAGGTACAAGTCGGGGCGTCTGGTGCCCGAGTACCGTCCGGCCGCGAGTCCGACGTTTGTGCTTACAAAACATTCCAATTCTCATCGGAAAGTTATGGAGCTCCGGCGACAGAAGGAGATGAGTAAGGGCCACCACGAGTTCATACATCACCATCACGGTACGGACAGTGCCATGATTTTCGACGTTTCATCGGAAGGTGATGATTACTTGATCAACCATAAGGTTGGCCCAGACTTCAGACagcttatttga
- the LOC104736611 gene encoding uncharacterized protein LOC104736611, whose product MDRLQRTISDISHQISIDDTLTKEPSPTATATTLLSLSAIAEVEDAKCECCGMSEECTPEYIHRVRSKFTGKLICGLCEKAVEEEMAKLINSEVVVEKRREEAVKAHMTACSRFNRLGRSYPVLYQAEAVKEMLKKRSKKIVGATKPEKGGLARSSSCMPALAKELKDRGLVN is encoded by the coding sequence ATGGACCGTCTTCAACGCACCATCTCGGATATTTCACACCAAATATCCATAGACGACACTCTAACAAAAGAACCATCTCCAACCGCGACCGCAACAACTTTGTTGTCTTTATCAGCGATAGCCGAAGTGGAAGATGCAAAGTGCGAATGTTGTGGCATGTCTGAAGAGTGCACGCCGGAGTACATACACCGTGTGCGCTCAAAATTCACAGGGAAGCTGATTTGCGGGCTGTGTGAAAaagcggtggaggaggagatggCGAAGTTGATCAATAGTGAAGTGGTGGTGGAGAAGCGGCGAGAGGAGGCAGTGAAGGCACACATGACCGCATGTTCCCGGTTCAATAGGCTAGGCCGAAGTTATCCAGTGTTGTACCAAGCAGAAGCGGTCAAGGAAATGCTGAAGAAGAGGTCTAAGAAGATAGTTGGAGCCACCAAGCCAGAGAAAGGTGGCCTCGCTAGGAGCTCGAGCTGCATGCCGGCTTTGGCTAAGGAGCTTAAAGATCGTGGCTtagttaattag